In Archaeoglobus profundus DSM 5631, the sequence ACATCTCTGCTTCTTGTAGAAACTATTGCTAGAAATCTTAGTTCGTGTAGGAGATCAAGTATCTTACTCTCTAAATCCAAGACCTCCTCAGCAATATCTTCCATATCGAAGAGAAGTGCGGAATATGCCAGATCCACTATGAGCTCTGTTGTGTTCTTCAGATCGATGAGAATATCCTTAATCGTACGCACAATTCGAATTAAAATAGAAAGTTAAAAAATTTTTGAATTGATCTTGGTAAACGCTAAACCCAAACTTAAAATACTTTCAGAGCTAAGATCTCACGATGCTTGGATGGGGCGAACTCGCCATAATTGTCGTCTTAGCTGTAATACTCTTAGGTCCTGACAAGCTGGCAGATTTAGCCAGAACCTTGGGTAGAATTTATGGAGAGTATCAAAAAGCGAAAAGACAGCTTGAACTCGAACTGCTATACGGTTACGAGATTCCAACTAAGGAGAAGCTCGAAGAGATTGCGAAAAAGAAGATGAGTGAAATTACATCTGACTTTATAAAAAACGTTGAAACTGTAAACAATTTAGATAAACTTAACAAGCCTTAAATACTCTCAAAATCAAGTTGAGTAGGTGATAAGATGTTGGGAGGTCTTGGTCCTAACGAGTTACTCCTAATACTGATAATAGTATTCCTGCTCTTCGGTGCATCGAAGCTCCCAGAGCTAGCAAGGAGCTTAGGTAAAGCTAAAGCGGAATTCAAGAAGGCTGAAAGGGAAGCCGAGCTAGAGCTTGTAGAATTTGAAAGACAGATTAGAGAAGGAAAGTATCAGAGAGATAAGCTTGAAAAGATGGCAAAGGATTTAGGTGTTGAGACTGAAGGAAAAAGCGATGAAGAACTTGTAAAGGATATAAGAGACGTAATAAGGGAAAAATCGGAGCCATAACAAAAACTTTAAAAATTTTGATCTTTGCCTGATTTCATGAAAGTGCAAGCTGAAGTCAGGCAGCTCAAAGAAGGTGGTTACATAGTCATAGACGACGAGCCTTGCGAAATTGTAAGCATTTCTGTTAGCAAATCAGGTAAACACGGTGCTGCTAAAGCGAGAATTGAAGCCATAGGTCTTTTCGATGGTCAAAAGAGGAGCATAGTTCAGCCAGTAACAGCGAAGGTATATGTGCCAATAGTTGAGAGGAAGAGGGCCCAAGTTTTGAGCGTCGTTGGTAACGTGGCACAGCTCATGGACTTAGAAACATACGAAACATTTGAACTTCAAATCCCAGAGGAACTTAAGGACAAGATCGAACCCGGAAAGGAAGTAGTATACATAGAATCTTTAGGGAAGAGGAAGATCGTCGAAAGGTAATGCACATAGATTCTTTCTTCTCACTATCGAATTCGGATCTTGATTCAGCTGAGTTCGTAGTAGCTGGCATACCCTACGACAGATCCCAGTCCTTCTTACCCGGTTCGAGGTTTGCTCCCAACGCTATAAGAATTGCAAGCTGGAATTTAGAAAGTTACTCTTCGATATTCGATGTCGATTTAGATTTACTGAGAATTTGCGATGCTGGAAATATCAATGTCGATGGAGACTTTAACGTCGTTCTGAAAAATGTTGAGAATTTTGTCTCAAAAGTTAAAGATAAAGTTTTGATTTCATTGGGTGGAGAACATACGGTCAGTTACGCCGTTGTTAGGGCGTTGGGTAACGACTTCTGTTATCTCGTCATAGACGCACATCTCGATCTGAGAGAATCTTTCGATAACGATCCATACAACCACGCATGCACGTGCAGAAGAATCTCCGAGCTCGGAATAGATATAATTTATTTGGGAGCTAGAAGCTATACCAAAGAGGAGCTAGAATTTGCTAGATATAAAAATTTCAAGATATTTAAGCCATTCAATTTTAAGATTGATGAACTTGAAGATGTTTTAAGCTCCTACGACAAGGTATACTTATCAATAGATGTTGACGGATTTGATCCCTCATTTGCTCCGGGAGTATCTACTCCTGAACCTTTCGGCTTAAATCCGACAATAACGCTTGAAATATTCAGAAGGTTTTCTGAAAAGATAGTAGCTATGGATCTTGTCGAAGTTGTGCCAGATGATAACTACGTGACGCCCATGCTCTGTGCTAGAATAATCTTTGAATTCCTAGCTTCGAAAAGTTTATCATCTACGGAAAAACTTTGACCTATGGCCAAAGCTCACGAGCGAAAGTCAGCGAGAATTCTAGCTTTCATTCTGGCACTGATCATGGTTGCTTCCGCTTTAGTCTACGCCTTCAGAAATCCTTCAAAACCTGAGGAAAGAGAGATCAAGTTCGATATGGGTAAGGATTGGTCGGATTGGATAAGATACCTTCCTAACAACACCGGTTACATAGTTTACTTCAACTACACGGAGAAAAACGAGACTCTGAAGAAGTTCATATACAACAGGACTCTAGACAGTATAAATCCGTACGTGTTCAGAGATTTCAGACCTACGATAAACTACTTCAGAAGTTTGTTAATATTTGATTATTACAACTATCTGATAGACCTAAACTACTCGAAGGTTTACTTTGCGTACAAGCAGAAGGATGTTTATAAGAACTACACACTGAAAACGGGAGTAGCTGCTGGTAGATTGTACACAGCAGTTGACGAGACCCATCCAGTTATCCTAGCATATCCGAGCTATGCGAAGGCTGTGATCGATACCATAACCGGAAATTTGACAAGCTTTACCGAAGATTACGGAAACTATACATCCCGCATAAACGGTAGCTTCAGCTACGCCTTTATACTGGCTGGAGACACCGCAAAGCAGGTTATAATGGACAATGGAACGCCCATAGCAGACTTCTACTTTGAAGGTTACAGAATGAACGGTTCAGTCTATGAGAAGGTTGTTGGAATTCATTTCCTCAAATACTACTTCTTCGTGAAGACGAACAAAACTGTAAATGAAACTGCGTATTACTACTACGAGAACTACGACGACGGATTCAGTATAGCCGTAATGGGTAGCTACAACTTCACGAATCTGACACAGCTAATGCCAGAGATGAGAACTGTCATAATAAAGTTTGGTAACGAAACCGGTTAACATTTTTAAATTTTTGTAAGACTAAGCACAATGCTCGTTGAGAAAGACACGACACTGCTCATAGAAGGCTACGCTGAAGTAAACGTTAAAGGTGAAGCTGAGGTATTCGGTTACAGAGTTAAAAGGCTTGAAGTTGAAAAGGGAAAAATTATCCCATTATACATATTAGAGGACTCTGAAGTCGAAGTTACTGGAAATTACATAGCCGTTAAGGGTTCTACAATTCCAAAGAGTTGGGATGAACTTGTTGAGTTAATAGAGCAGGAGGACTACAAGAAAATTGTACTATTCGGCGAAACTGATTCTGGCAAGAGTTCTCTCGCTACTTACCTAGCAAACAAGCTTAAAGGGGGAAAGTGGATAGTCGATTTGGATATAGGGCAAGCAGATGTTGCTCATCCTTGCGCTATGGGGTTTGGATATACAGAGGGAGGAATAACCTCCATCTCCCAAGTTGAGATGGAGGATGGGTTTTTCGTGGGTGTTGTCAGTCCCACCGGTAAGGAATCGAGATGTCTCCAAGGTGTTGCGAACGTTTTTCAAAAGTTAGAGGAAAAAGAGGGGTACATCATAGTGGATACGACGGGATGGGTGAGGGGTAAGAAGGCTAGAGCTTACAAGCTTGCTAAGTTAGAGATAATAAATCCTGATTTGATAGTTTGTTTTGGTGACGTACCATACTACCTTAAAGATTTCAATGTTTTCAAGGTAGATTCTTTTGTTCTAAAGAAGAGGAGCAGAGAAATCAGGAGCGAGATAAGAAGCAGGATATATCAGAAATGGCTTGAAGGTAGCGAGGTAAGGAAATTCAAAGTTGGAGAAGTCGAACTTGGAAACACTACACTCTTTAAAGGTGAGCAGATCGAGTTTTTGGAAGGGGTTCTCGATGCAAAGGTTCTCTTTGCAGAGAAGGGCTACGACTTCCTTAACGTATGCGTTGAAGAAGAGGTAAACGTTGGTTTGGAGCTAATAAAGGCTCTACTGGATGTCTATGATGTGAAGGATGTCTGCATATTCTCTATAGATCAGCTGAAGGGTTTGCTAGTGGGTTTGTACAACGAGAGGTACTTGGGATGCGGTTTGCTTAGGGACATAGACATAGGAAGCAGGGAAATAGAAGTAGAGACCCCTGTCAAAGACGATGTTAGAAAAATAGAGTTCGGAGAGATAAAGCTTGAAAGCTTTAAGGAAGTTGCCGTAAGAGTTCCCTAATCTGGTACATCTAAACCTATTGTTTTTCTGTACCTCATACCCGGGAATCTTATCTTTGACAATGCTCTGTAAGCTCTCTCCCTCGCTTCTTCAAGCGTCCTACCTCTTCCAACGACTGTCAAAACTCTACCGCCAGTGGTTACGTAACCGTTGGGCTTCGCTATGCCGTTTGCATAGATTATAGCTTCTTTCATAGCCTCCTCCAAACCTTCTATTGGCTGACTCGTGTAGTGGTCTGCAGGATAGCCAGGCTTCAGTCCCTCTCTACCTTTCAAGGCACCGCTTACAGCACAGACTGCAACGCAGTAATCGGAACTGAATCTAACATCAACATCCTCAAGCTCTTCGTTTATAACAGCCCAAGCTATGTCAGCCATATCCGTTTCAAGTCGAGGAAGCTTTGCCTCAGCGCCTGGATCGCAATCTCTCACGTTGATCTCCAAAACCTTGGGTATTAGCTCACCATTCTCTTCAACGAGCATTATGACAGGATACAGCACTCCTTTGAAAGTTTTGCCCTCCAACCGCTTGAACTCTCTTATTACTGGCTCCACGACCATCTCCATGATTTTGTTCTCAATCTCCTCATTCAGCTTTGGATGTGGTGAAACTGCGCCCATCCCTCCAGTGTTCGGATTCAGCAACTTTCCCTCTTTGTATAGCTTTTCAGCCTCAGCCTTCGTTATAAACTTCTTGAAGAAGCCTATGTAAAACTCCCTCATACCATCTATATCGTCTGGATCGAATGCTCTCTTATAATCTCTGGCATGTCCAAACGGTTTGACTGTCTCTCCATCGGTTATAGCGGTAAAGGCAACTTCTATGCCGTAGAGTCTCTCCTCTATAACGATCCTGTTTCCAGCATCTCCAAACCTCTTCCTAACCATTATTTCATCTATTGCAAAGAACGCTTCATCCAAGCTGTCACAAACAAAGACTCCCTTACCTGCCGCAAGTCCATCGGCCTTTACAACAACTTTCTTTCCACTTTCGAACATTTCCTTGGCATACTCTTTAGCGCTCTCAGGATCGTTGAAGTTCCTGTATTCGGGGATTGGTACTCCTATCTTCTTCAGAAAATCCTTACACCAACACTTACTAGATTCGAGTATCGTAGCTTCCTTCTTGGGTCCTACGGCTGGAATACCTTCCTCCTCAAGCCTATCTACCAAGCCCAAGCTCAAAGGTTCCTCTGGACCTATGTAAACCAGATCAACCTCATTTTTCTTTGCGAATTTCACTATCTCATCAATTGCCCTTATTGAAGGAACTTCTTCAACATGCCTACATTTAGGAAAGAAGTCGCTACCAGCGTTTCCCGGTGCTACGAAGACTTCTTTGACCTTTTCGCTTCTTGAGAATGCATGAGCTATTGCATTACCCCTACCACCAGCATCCACAACGAGAACCTTCATATCCAATTTGAATAAAGTTAAATTAAAAAAGATTAACTCTTGACATCTTCAGGAATTATCTCAGCCTTCAACTCATCTTCTGTTTTCCCCTTTTCTTCAGTCTTTTCTTCTTTTGCTTCAGCTTCTGTCTTTTCCGTTTTCTCCTCTTTCTCCTCCGCCTTTTCCTCCTTTACTTCCTCAAAGCTCGGAACTTCTGCTTTCTTATGTCTCTCAACTATTTCTACCTCCTCTATGTCCAAATACTTGAATATCCTTGCCAGAGCTGAAACCTTGTTAAGCGGTGCGTAAGGAACGAAGTGGAAGTTTCTTGGAACTTCAACTATCGCCTTCTTACCCTCAACTTTTGCTTTTACCTCCATTCCAGTGTAGATCATGAAGATTGCCTCTATTTTCTTCGCTATATCCTCTACTTTCTCCTTGATCTCATATTCGAAAATTATTGACTTTCCAGCTAAGGGATGGTTGAAATCGATTATAGCTCTTCTCCCTATAACTCTCTCAACTACACCGACTCTATCTCCAACTTTAATCCTGTCTCCCGGTCTCGGCTTCTCTTTCAGCCTTGCTATGCTTATAACTTCCTTCTTCTCTGGATCGTACTCTCCAAAAGCTTTCTCTGGTGGGACTTTTACAGTTCCCTTGTATCCTACTTCCTTACCAATCAAATCCTCTTCAAAACCCTCAACAACGTTTCTCTCCCCAACTATCACGTAAACATCTCCGTAGCGGTAGTCTTCGCTGTAAATTCCGAACTCTTTTGCTATCTTTTCGTCAGTCGTATCTATGACAGTCCCGTCTTCGAGCTTTGCAGTGTAGGCTATCCTGACTATGTCCCCCTTCTCGATTGGCATAAGGCAAGAGTTTTGGTAAGGTTATTAAAAAATTTTCAAAGCCTTCTCAAAACGTTCAACAGCTGATCTTCCCAACGTCTGTGTTCGATGAAATGCTCATTAGGATCCTTTGTCAATGTATATACCCAATAAAGGCCGAAAAGACCAAAAGTTATCAAAGATAGGACGAAGTATAGAATTGTGCTCCTGTCCGGTATGGGGTTATACCTCGTATAGCTGAAGTCAAAACCTCTCCTAGCTAGGATCGATGACAGAGCACCCAAGAAATGATCCTCCCTTCTCTCGTGTCTGTAAAAATCTTTATTCAAGAAGTGGTAAACGTATATCAGCAGAAATCCACCGATGTAGGGTACGAACTGTATTAGAGCCCAGAGAACTGCATTTTTCACATTCTCTTCGACATCAATCTCCATACATATCGATTCCAGCCTTGCGACATCAAATCCCTTGGACTTTAGGAAGTCCTTAATTGAGTTAAACAACAGCTTTTGTCTCTTAAAGTGCTCATTTCTCCTCCAAACCCACTTGTAAACAACGTAGACATTTATGGCGGTTGCAAGTATGACCAAGATAACGTAAATTGGTAGTGCACTGTAAATAACAGCATCCTCACGACCAGATAACTCAACTCTGTAACCGTTCAAGCTTTGATCGTGAAGATACAGTATTATCATGAACCAGAAGAATGAGGAAAGAACGATTATCAGCGGTAGAAATGGTAGCCATAGTGGCATTATGTAATCTGTGAATTCTCTCTTTCTGACATACTCTTCAATTTGATCTATAGTAGCCATAAAATTTAAGAAATTTTAACAAATTTAAGCGTTACTCCCTTCAAGTTCAACAATCTTTAAGCTGTATCCCTTGGGGCATTGAATTGGAGGATCACCCACTATAGCTTTAACAATTACACTGTCCCCATCCTTTAATTCGAGCGGATTACAGAGGTTGTATAGTTCGCAGTCTAGGTTGTCACACCTCTTCTCAAACCTTATCTTGGCTCCCTCAACTGCAACTTTCGAATCGATTAGAGCCATTATGGGCAGTTCAACCACTTCTACTGCCACGACGCCTTCATCATGCAAAGGACATTCATGTATCTCTCCGTTCCTTAGTCCAACAATCTTGTATTTTGCACCTTCTCTAAGCCTTAAACATATGTTTTTAAGCCTGCAGTTTTCGCATTCCTGCTTACCTCCGAGAAATATGAACTCCATTCCGACTTTAGCCCAATCCTTACCACATAATGTGATGATCTTGTTCACGTCCATAACTCGAATCTCTTCACTCCTTATTTAAGAATTCTTCTACTGCAATGACATCAACTCCGTTGAGTTTTAGTAGAGCTGTGGTAACTCCAACCCCTACCTTGGTTTTCCCACCGAAAGAGCCATCGTATATTCTTCTGACACCACAAGATGGGCTTAAATCTTTGAAGATTGCAAGCTCAACTTCAAAAGTTCTAACGATTTTTAAAACCTCATTAGCGCCTTTAACGAAGTTTTCGGTGTAATCTACACCGCTCCTTGATAAAACTACAGCTTTTCCCTTCAAAACGTCGAATCCGTCACCACCCATGATCTCACAACTTTCTCTTGGAGTCGGTAGCCCACCCAACTGCTCTGGACACACTGGAATCACACAGGCATCTCTAAGTCTTTCTACAAGCTCAGCGTTCTTAACATTGCCTCCGTCGTATCTGCAGTTTAGACCTAACAGGCAGGCACTTACGATCATAATAGTTACTTTTCAACAGCTTTCGCATAATCCTTTTTGTAAGAAACTTTTTCAACGAGTTTTTCACTTATGCACCGTTGATTAACCGTTGATTAAATGAAAAACATTTATATAATGTTCTTCATTAGAGGTTCACTCGATGGTGCTAAGACCACCCTTCATTCTCAGCGACTTCGTAAAGATTACCTTGATCGGTGTCTTCGTTGGAGTAATCGCTGGAATTGGTGCAATAATATTCCATGCAATGCTCGAACTTTCAACCCATTACTTTCTAGGCTTCGCTGGATTTAGACCACCAGACGTTAGTGGCGAATGGAGTCAACCAGATCCGCTTAAACTACTACTTGTAATGACTCTTGGAGGTTTGGTGTGTGGTCTAATCGTTTACACATTTGCTCCAGAAGCTGAGGGACACGGAACGGATGAGGCGATAAAAGCTTTTCACAAGAAGGGTGGTGAAGTTAGAGCGAGAGTACCGATAATAAAAATGATAGCATCCGCTATTACGATAGGCACTGGAGGTAGTGCTGGAAGAGAAGGCCCAATAGCTCAAATTTCTGCTGGGTACGGTTCAATAGTCGCAAAAATTCTTAAACTTACTCCGAGAGAAAGAAGGATTGCTTTAGCTGTCGGAATAGGTGCTGGAGTTGGTAGCATATTTAAGGCACCTTTGGGAGGAGCGATACTATCCGCTGAAATTCTTTACAAGAGGGATTTCGAGACTGAAGCCTTAGTTCCCTCACTAATAGCTTCAATCGTAGGTTACACCATATTTTGTGCATATGACGGGTATAAACCAACTTTCATGTTTCCTGAAGTACACATACTCGCTCACCACATTCCATTTTTCATCCTTGAAGGATTGATCTGCGGTGTCATTGGAATAATTTATGTTATAACTTTCTACAAGACGAGAGGACTTTTTTCAAAATTCTTTAAGATGTACAACCTACCTTACATCCTTAAACCCGCTTCGGGAGCATTGATTGCTTGCTTGGTTGTTGTAGCTGTAGCAAAGATTTACAACCCCATCGCTGGGTATGGTGCATTGGGAATGGGCTACAACTTTTTACAGCTTGCCATGTTAGGCCTTCTACCCTTGAGCGTCATGATAGTCTTAGCTTTTGTTAAGATAATTGCTACATCTTTAACCATTGGTTCTGGAGGGAGTGGTGGTGTTTTTGCTCCTGGATTGGTTATTGGTGGGATGGTTGGAGGAGCTGTAGGCTTAATCTTTCACAGTATCTTTCCAGAATTTGTAACTTTGGATGTCGTCCCCGCTTTCGTTGCAGTAGGTATGATAGCTCTCTTTGGTGGAATATCCAAAGCTCCGATTTCCGTACTAATTATGATCTGCGAGATGACCAAAAACTACGAGCTACTACTTCCCGGGATGGCTGCTGTAGCGGTATCTTACGTTGTAACTGGCGATTACACCATTTACTCGGAGCAGGTGAACACGAGAATAGATAGCCCGGCACACAGGTACGAAATGGCAATAGACCTTCTCGAAGAAGTTAAGGTCAAAGATGCTATGACTAGAGATGTTATGACTGTTACTCCAGATCAAACTGTTGGAGAAGTCTTCAGACTAATAGAAAGAACTGGACACATGGGATTTCCCGTTCTTGAAGACGGGAAGCTCATTGGGATAATAACTTTCGAGGATATCGAAAGAGTGCCCTTGGAGGAAAGAACAAAAACTAAGGTTAGAGATGTGATGACACCAAATCCTATCACTGCAAGTCCTGACGATGATCTCAAGTCTGCTTTGGAAAAGATGGTCATCAGAGGAGTAGGCAGACTACCAGTAGTTGAAAATGGCAGGCTCGTTGGAATAATTACAAAGGGAGATATAATAAAAGCTTACGTCAGAATAAAAAGAAAACTTGGAATAATTTAGCCGTAGCCAACGAACGTCTTAACCTTCGCTCTCTCGCTCTTAGCTTTCTCTTCGAATCTCTCGTAGAAGCTGAGCATTGATTCTGTCACACTCGGCTTTATCTTCCTCAGAGCTTCGAGGAAATGTCTCATATGAACCTTTTCAGCATTTATATCTTCCCTTAGAGCTAGCATTACAGCTTCTCTGCAAACAGCCTCTATATCAGCACCGACATAGCCTTCAGTCATATCAGCAAGCTCCTCCAAGTCGACATCTTCGGCCAGAGGCATGTTTCTCGTGTGAATCTTGAATATGGCCAACCTGCTCTTCTTGTCTGGTGGTCTGACGTAAACCAGTCTATCAAATCTACCCGGTCTTAGTAAAGCTGGATCGATTATGTCAGGTCTGTTCGTGGCACCTATTACAACAACTCCTTCAAGCTCTTCCAAACCGTCAAGCTCTGTTAGCAACTGATTAACAACTCTCTCAACAGCTCTGTTCTCTTCAATTCCTCTCATTCCCGCTATTGCATCTATCTCATCGAAGAATATTATACAAGGTGCCACCTGTCTTGCCTTCTTGAATATTTTTCTAACGGCTTTTTCACTCTCTCCAAGCCACTTGCTCAGTAACTCAGGGCCCTTAACGCTTATGAAGTTAGCGTTAGCTTCATTCGCTACAGCTTTAGCAATTAGAGTCTTACCAGTTCCCGGTGGTCCGTACAACAGCACACCCTTCGGTGGTCTGATTCCAAATTTCTTGAACTTCTCAGGATACTTCAGCGGCCATTCTACAGCTTCTATTATCTCTCTTTTAACATCCTCGAGCCCGCCGACATCGTTCCACGTGACTTTTGGAACTTCTACGAGAACTTCTCTCATTGCAGAAGGCTCAATCTCCTTAAGGGCAGATTTGAAGTCATCATAGGTGACTTTCATGGACTCCAGAAGCTCTAGAGGAATTTCCTCGCTGTTCATGTCTATCTGAGGTATATACCTCCTCAATGCCTTCATGGCAGCCTCCTTGCACAG encodes:
- a CDS encoding twin-arginine translocase TatA/TatE family subunit, producing the protein MLGWGELAIIVVLAVILLGPDKLADLARTLGRIYGEYQKAKRQLELELLYGYEIPTKEKLEEIAKKKMSEITSDFIKNVETVNNLDKLNKP
- a CDS encoding FKBP-type peptidyl-prolyl cis-trans isomerase, producing MPIEKGDIVRIAYTAKLEDGTVIDTTDEKIAKEFGIYSEDYRYGDVYVIVGERNVVEGFEEDLIGKEVGYKGTVKVPPEKAFGEYDPEKKEVISIARLKEKPRPGDRIKVGDRVGVVERVIGRRAIIDFNHPLAGKSIIFEYEIKEKVEDIAKKIEAIFMIYTGMEVKAKVEGKKAIVEVPRNFHFVPYAPLNKVSALARIFKYLDIEEVEIVERHKKAEVPSFEEVKEEKAEEKEEKTEKTEAEAKEEKTEEKGKTEDELKAEIIPEDVKS
- a CDS encoding DUF523 domain-containing protein, giving the protein MMIVSACLLGLNCRYDGGNVKNAELVERLRDACVIPVCPEQLGGLPTPRESCEIMGGDGFDVLKGKAVVLSRSGVDYTENFVKGANEVLKIVRTFEVELAIFKDLSPSCGVRRIYDGSFGGKTKVGVGVTTALLKLNGVDVIAVEEFLNKE
- a CDS encoding translation initiation factor IF-5A; translated protein: MKVQAEVRQLKEGGYIVIDDEPCEIVSISVSKSGKHGAAKARIEAIGLFDGQKRSIVQPVTAKVYVPIVERKRAQVLSVVGNVAQLMDLETYETFELQIPEELKDKIEPGKEVVYIESLGKRKIVER
- the purD gene encoding phosphoribosylamine--glycine ligase yields the protein MKVLVVDAGGRGNAIAHAFSRSEKVKEVFVAPGNAGSDFFPKCRHVEEVPSIRAIDEIVKFAKKNEVDLVYIGPEEPLSLGLVDRLEEEGIPAVGPKKEATILESSKCWCKDFLKKIGVPIPEYRNFNDPESAKEYAKEMFESGKKVVVKADGLAAGKGVFVCDSLDEAFFAIDEIMVRKRFGDAGNRIVIEERLYGIEVAFTAITDGETVKPFGHARDYKRAFDPDDIDGMREFYIGFFKKFITKAEAEKLYKEGKLLNPNTGGMGAVSPHPKLNEEIENKIMEMVVEPVIREFKRLEGKTFKGVLYPVIMLVEENGELIPKVLEINVRDCDPGAEAKLPRLETDMADIAWAVINEELEDVDVRFSSDYCVAVCAVSGALKGREGLKPGYPADHYTSQPIEGLEEAMKEAIIYANGIAKPNGYVTTGGRVLTVVGRGRTLEEARERAYRALSKIRFPGMRYRKTIGLDVPD
- a CDS encoding chloride channel protein, whose product is MVLRPPFILSDFVKITLIGVFVGVIAGIGAIIFHAMLELSTHYFLGFAGFRPPDVSGEWSQPDPLKLLLVMTLGGLVCGLIVYTFAPEAEGHGTDEAIKAFHKKGGEVRARVPIIKMIASAITIGTGGSAGREGPIAQISAGYGSIVAKILKLTPRERRIALAVGIGAGVGSIFKAPLGGAILSAEILYKRDFETEALVPSLIASIVGYTIFCAYDGYKPTFMFPEVHILAHHIPFFILEGLICGVIGIIYVITFYKTRGLFSKFFKMYNLPYILKPASGALIACLVVVAVAKIYNPIAGYGALGMGYNFLQLAMLGLLPLSVMIVLAFVKIIATSLTIGSGGSGGVFAPGLVIGGMVGGAVGLIFHSIFPEFVTLDVVPAFVAVGMIALFGGISKAPISVLIMICEMTKNYELLLPGMAAVAVSYVVTGDYTIYSEQVNTRIDSPAHRYEMAIDLLEEVKVKDAMTRDVMTVTPDQTVGEVFRLIERTGHMGFPVLEDGKLIGIITFEDIERVPLEERTKTKVRDVMTPNPITASPDDDLKSALEKMVIRGVGRLPVVENGRLVGIITKGDIIKAYVRIKRKLGII
- a CDS encoding DUF4234 domain-containing protein; its protein translation is MATIDQIEEYVRKREFTDYIMPLWLPFLPLIIVLSSFFWFMIILYLHDQSLNGYRVELSGREDAVIYSALPIYVILVILATAINVYVVYKWVWRRNEHFKRQKLLFNSIKDFLKSKGFDVARLESICMEIDVEENVKNAVLWALIQFVPYIGGFLLIYVYHFLNKDFYRHERREDHFLGALSSILARRGFDFSYTRYNPIPDRSTILYFVLSLITFGLFGLYWVYTLTKDPNEHFIEHRRWEDQLLNVLRRL
- a CDS encoding UPF0179 family protein, whose protein sequence is MDVNKIITLCGKDWAKVGMEFIFLGGKQECENCRLKNICLRLREGAKYKIVGLRNGEIHECPLHDEGVVAVEVVELPIMALIDSKVAVEGAKIRFEKRCDNLDCELYNLCNPLELKDGDSVIVKAIVGDPPIQCPKGYSLKIVELEGSNA
- the tatA gene encoding twin-arginine translocase TatA/TatE family subunit; this translates as MLGGLGPNELLLILIIVFLLFGASKLPELARSLGKAKAEFKKAEREAELELVEFERQIREGKYQRDKLEKMAKDLGVETEGKSDEELVKDIRDVIREKSEP
- a CDS encoding Clp1/GlmU family protein, translating into MLVEKDTTLLIEGYAEVNVKGEAEVFGYRVKRLEVEKGKIIPLYILEDSEVEVTGNYIAVKGSTIPKSWDELVELIEQEDYKKIVLFGETDSGKSSLATYLANKLKGGKWIVDLDIGQADVAHPCAMGFGYTEGGITSISQVEMEDGFFVGVVSPTGKESRCLQGVANVFQKLEEKEGYIIVDTTGWVRGKKARAYKLAKLEIINPDLIVCFGDVPYYLKDFNVFKVDSFVLKKRSREIRSEIRSRIYQKWLEGSEVRKFKVGEVELGNTTLFKGEQIEFLEGVLDAKVLFAEKGYDFLNVCVEEEVNVGLELIKALLDVYDVKDVCIFSIDQLKGLLVGLYNERYLGCGLLRDIDIGSREIEVETPVKDDVRKIEFGEIKLESFKEVAVRVP
- the speB gene encoding agmatinase produces the protein MHIDSFFSLSNSDLDSAEFVVAGIPYDRSQSFLPGSRFAPNAIRIASWNLESYSSIFDVDLDLLRICDAGNINVDGDFNVVLKNVENFVSKVKDKVLISLGGEHTVSYAVVRALGNDFCYLVIDAHLDLRESFDNDPYNHACTCRRISELGIDIIYLGARSYTKEELEFARYKNFKIFKPFNFKIDELEDVLSSYDKVYLSIDVDGFDPSFAPGVSTPEPFGLNPTITLEIFRRFSEKIVAMDLVEVVPDDNYVTPMLCARIIFEFLASKSLSSTEKL